The following proteins come from a genomic window of Myxococcota bacterium:
- a CDS encoding DUF370 domain-containing protein, translating to MLNIGYGNLLVASRVIAIVASQSAPMRRLREEAAERGKLVDATQGRRTRSILITDSDHVVLSAVNPETLAARLAPGDGGA from the coding sequence CTGTTGAACATCGGCTACGGCAATCTGCTCGTCGCCTCGCGCGTGATCGCGATCGTGGCCTCGCAGTCCGCGCCGATGCGGCGGCTGCGCGAGGAGGCGGCCGAGCGCGGGAAGCTCGTCGACGCGACGCAGGGGCGGCGCACGCGCTCGATCCTGATCACCGACAGCGACCACGTCGTGCTCTCGGCCGTGAACCCCGAGACGCTCGCCGCGCGCCTCGCGCCCGGGGACGGCGGCGCGTGA
- the gmk gene encoding guanylate kinase, whose amino-acid sequence MSARERGRPFLVAAPSGTGKTTVCREVMRRDPRLRFSISHTTRAPRAGEVDGEHYHFVDVATFRRMVDAGAFLEHAEYANNLYGTSWASLETPLAQGYDLLLEIEVQGARQVRRKQGRHGLDVCFIFLLPPSRAELERRLRARGTDSEDAIGKRLAVADVELEAAEIFDYAVVNDELATAVEDVLAIVGAVREGRAAAIAERFGRERVVERWRRTAEEGALGV is encoded by the coding sequence GTGAGCGCTCGCGAGCGCGGGCGCCCGTTCCTCGTCGCGGCGCCGTCGGGCACGGGCAAGACGACCGTGTGCCGCGAGGTGATGCGGCGCGACCCGCGTCTGCGCTTCTCGATCTCGCACACGACGCGCGCGCCGCGCGCGGGCGAGGTGGACGGCGAGCACTACCACTTCGTCGACGTCGCGACGTTCCGGCGCATGGTCGACGCCGGCGCCTTCCTCGAGCACGCCGAGTACGCGAACAACCTGTACGGCACGAGCTGGGCCTCGCTCGAGACGCCGCTCGCGCAGGGCTACGACCTGCTGCTCGAGATCGAGGTGCAGGGGGCGAGGCAGGTGCGCCGCAAGCAGGGGCGGCACGGGCTCGACGTGTGCTTCATCTTCCTGCTCCCGCCCTCGCGCGCCGAGCTCGAGCGCCGCCTGCGCGCGCGCGGCACGGACTCCGAGGACGCGATCGGGAAGCGTCTCGCCGTCGCCGACGTCGAGCTCGAGGCCGCCGAGATCTTCGACTACGCGGTCGTCAACGACGAGCTCGCGACGGCGGTCGAGGACGTGCTCGCGATCGTCGGCGCGGTGCGCGAGGGCCGCGCGGCCGCGATCGCGGAGCGCTTCGGTCGCGAACGCGTGGTGGAGCGCTGGCGGCGGACGGCCGAGGAGGGCGCTCTGGGCGTCTAG
- a CDS encoding bifunctional (p)ppGpp synthetase/guanosine-3',5'-bis(diphosphate) 3'-pyrophosphohydrolase, producing MLRFNDILDRMLESQPDVDVALLQRAYVFSAKVHEGQERLSGEPYLVHPLEVAGLLVDMHADDVTVAAGLLHDTLEDTLTTRDELERSFGEPVAFLVEGLTKIAKLEFTSARERQAENFRKMLIAMSKDIRILLVKLADRLHNMRTLEHMREDSARRIAQETLDIYVPLAHRLGMQWVKRELEDLAFRTLHPDIAAELESQLAGRRDERERYIEEVIGVLSAKLAQAEVPAEVVGRVKDVASIHAKMEAQALSLDELYDVIAFRIVIEGSVAACYHALGLVHTTWRPVPTRFKDYIANPKPNGYQSLHTTVIGPYGERMEVQIRTREMHRDAELGIAAHWKYKAGRIDAGKDDAKFAWLRQLLEWQREIADPHEFLDAVKVDLFPDEVFVFTPRGEVMNLPVNATALDFAYAIHSDIGDHCSGARVNGRQVPLRHALHDGDTVEIQTSPTQFPRRDWLEFAVSSKARARIRHAIRHAQRERSREIGRGILESELKRRGLALARFEKGGQLAELTASTLKRGGSVADLYSAIAYGRQSAGPIATALEKTLGAAAAEPTPAPPAPAAPSRSLRSLFRRERRDADRPGVVVSGHPDVLVRFGGCCEPLRGDEVTGFVTRGRGVTVHTKDCPRIFELDPERRIEVDWDDGGDEMRKARVRILSRDRPGILAEISRSISAAGINIGSAKITTESGGPAVLEFELWVKGVGQLRDVLKQVEKVKGVQSAERVRT from the coding sequence ATGCTGCGCTTCAACGACATCCTCGACCGCATGCTCGAGAGCCAGCCCGACGTCGACGTCGCGCTGCTGCAGCGGGCGTACGTGTTCTCCGCCAAGGTGCACGAGGGCCAGGAGCGGCTCTCGGGCGAGCCGTATCTCGTGCATCCGCTCGAGGTCGCCGGCCTGCTCGTCGACATGCACGCGGACGACGTGACCGTCGCCGCGGGCCTCCTGCACGACACGCTCGAGGACACGCTGACGACGCGCGACGAGCTCGAGCGCAGCTTCGGCGAGCCGGTCGCCTTCCTGGTCGAGGGCCTCACGAAGATCGCGAAGCTCGAGTTCACGTCGGCGCGCGAACGGCAGGCCGAGAACTTCCGCAAGATGCTGATCGCGATGTCGAAGGACATCCGCATCCTGCTCGTGAAGCTCGCCGATCGCCTGCACAACATGCGCACGCTCGAGCACATGCGCGAGGACTCGGCGCGGCGCATCGCGCAGGAGACGCTCGACATCTACGTGCCGCTCGCGCACCGGCTCGGCATGCAGTGGGTGAAGCGCGAGCTCGAGGACCTCGCGTTCCGCACGCTCCACCCCGACATCGCGGCCGAGCTCGAGTCGCAGCTCGCCGGCCGGCGCGACGAGCGCGAGCGCTACATCGAGGAGGTCATCGGCGTCCTGTCGGCGAAGCTCGCGCAGGCGGAGGTGCCGGCCGAGGTCGTGGGCCGCGTCAAGGACGTCGCGTCGATCCACGCGAAGATGGAGGCGCAGGCGCTCTCGCTCGACGAGCTCTACGACGTGATCGCGTTCCGCATCGTGATCGAAGGCTCGGTGGCCGCCTGCTATCACGCGCTCGGCCTCGTCCACACCACGTGGCGCCCCGTGCCCACGCGCTTCAAGGACTACATCGCGAACCCGAAGCCGAACGGATACCAGTCGCTGCACACGACCGTGATCGGGCCCTACGGCGAGCGCATGGAGGTGCAGATCCGCACGCGCGAGATGCACCGCGACGCCGAGCTCGGGATCGCCGCACACTGGAAGTACAAGGCCGGTCGCATCGACGCCGGCAAGGACGACGCGAAGTTCGCGTGGCTGCGCCAGCTGCTCGAGTGGCAGCGCGAGATCGCCGACCCGCACGAGTTCCTCGACGCCGTGAAGGTCGACCTCTTCCCGGACGAGGTCTTCGTGTTCACGCCGCGCGGCGAGGTGATGAACCTGCCCGTGAACGCGACCGCGCTCGACTTCGCGTACGCCATCCACAGCGACATCGGCGACCACTGCTCGGGCGCGCGCGTGAACGGGCGCCAGGTGCCGCTCCGCCACGCGCTCCACGACGGCGACACGGTCGAGATCCAGACGAGCCCGACGCAGTTCCCGCGCCGCGACTGGCTCGAGTTCGCCGTGTCGAGCAAGGCGCGCGCGCGCATCCGCCACGCGATCCGCCACGCGCAGCGCGAGCGCAGCCGGGAGATCGGCCGCGGCATCCTCGAGTCCGAGCTCAAGCGCCGCGGGCTCGCGCTCGCGCGCTTCGAGAAGGGCGGACAGCTCGCCGAGCTCACGGCCTCGACGCTCAAGCGCGGCGGCTCGGTGGCGGACCTCTACTCCGCGATCGCCTACGGGCGGCAGTCGGCCGGACCGATCGCGACCGCCCTCGAGAAGACGCTCGGCGCCGCGGCCGCCGAGCCGACGCCGGCGCCCCCTGCGCCCGCGGCGCCGTCGCGCTCGCTGCGCTCGCTGTTCCGGCGCGAGCGCCGCGACGCCGACCGGCCGGGCGTCGTGGTGAGCGGCCACCCCGACGTGCTGGTGCGCTTCGGCGGGTGCTGCGAGCCGCTGCGCGGGGACGAGGTGACGGGCTTCGTCACGCGCGGCCGCGGCGTCACCGTGCACACGAAGGATTGTCCGCGCATCTTCGAGCTCGACCCCGAGCGCCGCATCGAGGTCGACTGGGACGACGGCGGCGACGAGATGCGCAAGGCGCGCGTGCGCATCCTGTCGCGCGACCGGCCGGGCATCCTGGCGGAGATCAGCCGCTCGATCTCGGCGGCCGGCATCAACATCGGCTCGGCCAAGATCACGACGGAGTCGGGCGGGCCGGCCGTGCTCGAGTTCGAGCTCTGGGTGAAGGGCGTCGGTCAGCTCCGCGACGTGCTGAAGCAGGTCGAGAAGGTGAAGGGCGTGCAGTCGGCCGAGCGCGTCCGCACATGA
- a CDS encoding glycosyltransferase family 2 protein → MRPRLSVCVIACDEEHVLPRCLDAIAFADELVVVIDAKSSDRSESIARSRAQRVEVRPYDGDIGQKSACTSLATGDWILVVDPDEVVRPELAREIAARVADDGGGRAGFEIDRLTWHLGRWIRHGDFHPDWTLRLFRRDAHAWQGRDPHGRVAVRGAVGRIRGAGRVIEHYSYRDVADHVARVQRWSAQAARALRAEGRRARAIDLALRPAWRFFRGFVLKRGFLDGLAGLEIASMNAFYVFLKYAKLRELERLERGG, encoded by the coding sequence ATGAGGCCGCGGCTCTCGGTGTGCGTGATCGCGTGCGACGAGGAGCACGTCCTGCCGCGCTGTCTCGACGCGATCGCCTTCGCCGACGAGCTCGTCGTCGTGATCGACGCCAAGAGCAGCGACCGCAGCGAGTCCATCGCGCGCTCGCGCGCGCAGCGCGTCGAGGTGCGGCCCTACGACGGCGACATCGGGCAGAAGAGCGCGTGCACGAGCCTCGCGACCGGCGACTGGATCCTGGTCGTCGACCCCGACGAGGTCGTGCGGCCCGAGCTCGCGCGCGAGATCGCCGCGCGGGTGGCGGACGACGGAGGCGGCCGAGCGGGCTTCGAGATCGACCGTCTCACGTGGCATCTCGGCCGCTGGATCCGCCACGGCGACTTCCACCCGGACTGGACGCTGCGCCTGTTCCGCCGCGACGCGCATGCCTGGCAGGGCCGCGACCCGCACGGCCGCGTGGCCGTGCGCGGCGCGGTCGGTCGCATCCGCGGCGCGGGCCGCGTGATCGAGCACTACAGCTACCGCGACGTGGCCGACCACGTCGCCCGCGTGCAGCGCTGGAGCGCGCAGGCCGCGCGCGCGCTCCGCGCCGAAGGGCGGCGCGCGCGCGCGATCGACCTCGCGCTGCGTCCCGCCTGGCGCTTCTTCCGGGGCTTCGTCCTGAAGCGCGGCTTCCTCGACGGCCTCGCCGGGCTCGAGATCGCGTCGATGAACGCGTTCTACGTGTTCCTCAAATACGCGAAGCTGCGCGAGCTCGAGCGCCTCGAGCGCGGCGGGTGA
- a CDS encoding glycosyltransferase, whose translation MAHGVAGAVDLARFAPRAPAARARVRAGLGLDAAAPLFGVVARIQRHRRFDLVLDAAAALRALAPGARIAILGRGTHAEALVDAPVRARGLGDVVVRLGRRDADYPDVLAALDALLFLVPGSDGGCRAVLEAAACGVPVVASRRGALPELVAAGGAAAGVCVDEGADAIARALASVACAGDAAARERARSAVRAHAERAFAPARLARDLEALYEAARARRAGAPAQTDSCSACSETSSL comes from the coding sequence ATGGCGCACGGCGTCGCGGGCGCGGTCGACCTCGCGCGCTTCGCCCCGCGCGCGCCCGCGGCGCGCGCGCGCGTGCGCGCCGGCCTCGGGCTCGACGCCGCGGCACCGCTCTTCGGTGTCGTCGCGCGCATCCAGCGCCACCGTCGCTTCGACCTCGTGCTCGACGCGGCCGCGGCGCTGCGCGCGCTCGCGCCGGGCGCGCGCATCGCGATCCTCGGGCGCGGCACGCACGCCGAGGCGCTCGTCGACGCGCCCGTGCGCGCGCGCGGCCTCGGCGACGTCGTCGTGCGGCTCGGTCGGCGCGACGCCGACTACCCGGACGTGCTCGCGGCGCTCGACGCGCTGCTCTTCCTCGTGCCGGGCTCGGACGGCGGATGCCGCGCGGTGCTCGAGGCCGCCGCGTGCGGCGTGCCCGTCGTCGCGTCGCGTCGCGGCGCGCTGCCGGAGCTCGTGGCCGCGGGCGGAGCCGCGGCGGGCGTGTGCGTGGACGAGGGCGCCGATGCGATCGCCCGCGCGCTCGCGTCCGTCGCGTGCGCGGGCGACGCCGCGGCGCGCGAGCGCGCGCGGAGTGCCGTCCGCGCGCACGCGGAGCGCGCCTTCGCGCCGGCGCGGCTCGCGCGCGACCTCGAGGCGCTCTACGAGGCGGCGCGGGCGCGCCGCGCGGGCGCGCCCGCTCAGACCGACTCGTGCTCCGCCTGCAGCGAGACGAGCTCCCTGTAG
- a CDS encoding ABC transporter ATP-binding protein: MDTFDGIALDDEGAGDAGPAPDRTVSAFALLRRTVVYARPYLPLLLSATGFALLFTLGRNGRAYLLKPLLDDVIPSGDFAAFLRLTLIALGLVLIMPVSLFGRTFLTKLALGRILLDIRTELTAKLLRLPLTRHHSVNTGDTLTRTMMDAAQAQRANRLVFYELLQSFISVIGGFATMLFLSWKLMLLSLLSLPLMALVLGFFARRIRKKAAVRQQKLSEVTQRLANILSGIKVIKAFRGEALERDSFHAAARRFYQKQMKVVLQGTLSRSTIELLNSGTGIGIVFVGGYLVMNDIWGLTVGGLSAFVLAAAMTYAPIKKVSESWPELMDALASTERFFEILDEPEEAADRPDAVAIGPMQREIVFDHVSFGYRGRRVIHDVSFSARRGEVVALVGPTGAGKTTLADLLLRFYDPDEGAIRIDGVDLRDATRDSYLDQIAVVTQEPFLFDTSIRENIRYARPGADEAAFEAAVRTAHVDEFADKLPERYETPVGEFGVMLSGGQRQRITIARALMKDPSVLVFDEATSALDAKTERIVQDALDALRGRRTVFVIAHRLSTIRRADRILVLEGGRIVQQGTHDELVAREGLYRELVSLQAEHESV; encoded by the coding sequence GTGGACACGTTCGACGGCATCGCACTCGACGACGAGGGCGCGGGCGACGCGGGGCCCGCTCCCGACCGCACGGTGAGCGCGTTCGCGCTGCTGCGCCGCACCGTCGTCTACGCGCGTCCCTACCTGCCCCTGCTGCTGTCGGCGACCGGCTTCGCGCTGCTCTTCACGCTCGGCCGCAACGGCCGCGCCTACCTGCTGAAGCCGCTGCTCGACGACGTCATCCCGAGCGGCGACTTCGCGGCCTTCCTGCGCCTCACGCTGATCGCGCTCGGCCTCGTGCTCATCATGCCGGTGAGCCTCTTCGGGCGCACGTTCCTCACGAAGCTCGCGCTCGGCCGCATCCTGCTCGACATCCGCACGGAGCTCACGGCGAAGCTGCTGCGCCTCCCGCTCACGCGCCACCACTCCGTCAACACGGGCGACACGCTCACGCGCACGATGATGGACGCCGCCCAGGCGCAGCGCGCGAACCGGCTCGTCTTCTACGAGCTGCTGCAGTCGTTCATCTCGGTGATCGGCGGCTTCGCGACGATGCTCTTCCTGTCGTGGAAGCTCATGCTGCTGTCGCTGCTCTCGCTGCCGCTCATGGCGCTCGTGCTCGGCTTCTTCGCGCGGCGCATCCGCAAGAAGGCGGCCGTGCGCCAGCAGAAGCTGTCCGAGGTGACGCAGCGGCTCGCGAACATCCTGTCGGGCATCAAGGTGATCAAGGCGTTCCGCGGCGAGGCGCTCGAGCGCGACTCGTTCCACGCCGCGGCGCGGCGCTTCTACCAGAAGCAGATGAAGGTCGTCCTGCAGGGCACGCTCTCGCGGTCGACGATCGAGCTGCTCAACAGCGGCACCGGCATCGGCATCGTGTTCGTCGGCGGCTACCTCGTGATGAACGACATCTGGGGGCTCACCGTCGGCGGGCTCTCGGCCTTCGTGCTCGCGGCCGCGATGACCTACGCGCCGATCAAGAAGGTCTCCGAGAGCTGGCCCGAGCTGATGGACGCGCTCGCCTCGACCGAGCGCTTCTTCGAGATCCTCGACGAGCCCGAAGAGGCGGCCGACCGCCCCGACGCCGTCGCGATCGGGCCGATGCAGCGCGAGATCGTGTTCGACCACGTGAGCTTCGGCTACCGCGGAAGGCGCGTGATCCACGACGTGTCGTTCTCGGCCCGGCGCGGCGAGGTCGTCGCGCTCGTCGGCCCGACCGGCGCGGGGAAGACGACGCTCGCCGACCTGCTGCTGCGCTTCTACGACCCGGACGAGGGCGCGATCCGCATCGATGGCGTCGACCTGCGCGACGCGACGCGCGACTCCTATCTCGACCAGATCGCGGTCGTGACGCAGGAGCCGTTCCTGTTCGACACCTCGATCCGCGAGAACATCCGCTACGCGCGTCCCGGCGCGGACGAGGCCGCGTTCGAGGCCGCCGTGCGCACGGCCCACGTCGACGAGTTCGCCGACAAGCTGCCCGAGCGCTACGAGACGCCCGTCGGCGAGTTCGGCGTCATGCTCTCGGGCGGTCAGCGCCAGCGCATCACGATCGCGCGCGCGCTGATGAAGGACCCGTCGGTGCTCGTGTTCGACGAGGCGACGAGCGCGCTCGACGCCAAGACCGAGCGCATCGTCCAGGACGCGCTCGACGCCCTGCGCGGACGCCGCACGGTGTTCGTGATCGCGCACCGGCTGTCCACGATCCGGCGCGCCGACCGCATCCTCGTGCTCGAGGGCGGCCGCATCGTCCAGCAGGGGACGCACGACGAGCTCGTCGCACGCGAAGGTCTCTACAGGGAGCTCGTCTCGCTGCAGGCGGAGCACGAGTCGGTCTGA
- the purM gene encoding phosphoribosylformylglycinamidine cyclo-ligase: MSSDDPSAKASRTPSAPAYAAAGVDLDHDEGFIDEVKEIARGTFRPEVLSSIGGFAGLFKAPDRYADPIFVAATDGVGTKLRLAAKIGRYDTIGIDCVAMVVNDLVVQGAEPVIFLDYIAMGRLDTKIAADALRGLAEGCKRAGCALLGGETATMPGMYGEGDLELVGFSVGVVDRDKVIDGSTVREGDALVGIASSGFHSNGYSLVRRVLDEGLAAGKFELFGELEGTNQTLASALLAPTRIYVKPVLNVIRDFTVNGIVHITGGGFDGNVHRILPKGVRARIDPTAWPRPGVFGWIQRHGEIPEAEMLRVFNCGIGMVLAVPRDQAEDVAERLRAQGERAYRIGTVERRKEGEPPLLLDPGFAADAGGAAGPGEG, encoded by the coding sequence ATGAGCAGCGACGATCCGAGCGCGAAGGCCTCGCGCACTCCGAGCGCGCCCGCGTACGCCGCGGCGGGCGTCGACCTCGACCACGACGAGGGCTTCATCGACGAGGTGAAGGAGATCGCGCGCGGCACCTTCCGGCCGGAGGTGCTGTCGTCGATCGGCGGCTTCGCGGGGCTCTTCAAGGCGCCCGACCGCTACGCGGATCCGATCTTCGTCGCCGCGACCGACGGCGTCGGCACGAAGCTCCGGCTCGCCGCGAAGATCGGCCGCTACGACACCATCGGCATCGACTGCGTCGCGATGGTCGTGAACGACCTCGTCGTCCAGGGCGCCGAGCCCGTGATCTTCCTCGACTACATCGCGATGGGTCGTCTCGACACGAAGATCGCGGCCGACGCGCTGCGCGGGCTCGCCGAGGGCTGCAAGCGCGCGGGCTGCGCGCTGCTCGGCGGCGAGACCGCGACGATGCCCGGCATGTACGGCGAGGGCGATCTCGAGCTCGTCGGCTTCAGCGTCGGCGTCGTCGACCGCGACAAGGTGATCGACGGCTCGACCGTCCGCGAGGGCGACGCGCTCGTCGGCATCGCGTCGAGCGGCTTCCACAGCAACGGCTACTCGCTCGTGCGCCGCGTGCTCGACGAGGGCCTCGCGGCCGGGAAGTTCGAGCTGTTCGGCGAGCTCGAGGGCACCAACCAGACGCTCGCGAGCGCGCTGCTCGCGCCGACGCGCATCTACGTGAAGCCCGTGCTCAACGTCATCCGCGACTTCACCGTGAACGGCATCGTGCACATCACCGGCGGCGGGTTCGACGGCAACGTCCACCGCATCCTCCCGAAGGGCGTGCGCGCGCGCATCGACCCGACGGCCTGGCCGCGCCCCGGCGTCTTCGGGTGGATCCAGCGCCACGGCGAGATCCCCGAGGCCGAGATGCTGCGCGTGTTCAACTGCGGCATCGGCATGGTGCTCGCGGTGCCGCGCGACCAGGCCGAGGACGTCGCGGAGCGCCTGCGCGCGCAGGGCGAGCGCGCCTACCGGATCGGAACGGTCGAGCGGCGCAAGGAAGGCGAGCCGCCGCTCCTCCTCGACCCGGGGTTCGCGGCGGACGCGGGCGGCGCGGCCGGCCCGGGCGAGGGATGA
- a CDS encoding TIGR04283 family arsenosugar biosynthesis glycosyltransferase, whose protein sequence is MAIAVVIPAKDEHLAIGTVLERVLAGDSGDVSDGVSDGASGVGPARPPESPGGGDPASTPRAASPALDVVVVDGGSRDATRELARAGGARVIECAPGRARQLQAGLEAATGEVVLFLHADTLLPRGWRAAVARALDDARCAAGAFALGFERTGATPAQTRALARIARAGNARARWLGLPFGDQALFARRSALRTIGGIPQAPLFEDVDLVWRLRGCGRVALLRECVETSPRRYLERGAARTVAAHAVALAGWALGAPRAPLARWLGR, encoded by the coding sequence GTGGCGATCGCGGTGGTGATCCCGGCGAAGGACGAGCACCTCGCGATCGGCACGGTCCTCGAGCGCGTGCTCGCCGGCGATTCCGGTGACGTGTCGGATGGCGTGTCAGATGGCGCGTCGGGCGTCGGGCCCGCGCGTCCGCCGGAGTCGCCGGGCGGCGGCGACCCTGCGTCGACGCCGCGCGCGGCGTCGCCGGCGCTCGACGTCGTCGTCGTCGACGGGGGGAGTCGCGACGCGACGCGCGAGCTCGCGCGCGCGGGGGGCGCGCGCGTGATCGAGTGTGCGCCCGGGCGAGCGCGGCAGCTCCAGGCGGGGCTCGAGGCCGCAACGGGAGAGGTCGTGCTGTTCCTCCACGCCGACACGCTGCTGCCGCGCGGATGGCGCGCCGCGGTCGCGCGCGCGCTCGACGACGCGCGCTGCGCGGCGGGTGCGTTCGCGCTCGGCTTCGAGCGCACCGGCGCCACGCCCGCGCAGACGCGCGCGCTCGCGCGCATCGCGCGCGCGGGGAACGCTCGCGCGCGCTGGCTCGGCCTCCCGTTCGGCGACCAGGCGCTCTTCGCGCGCCGCAGCGCGCTGCGCACGATCGGCGGCATTCCGCAGGCGCCGCTCTTCGAGGACGTCGACCTCGTGTGGCGGCTGCGGGGGTGCGGGCGCGTCGCGCTGCTGCGCGAGTGCGTCGAGACCTCGCCGCGCCGCTACCTCGAGCGCGGCGCGGCGCGCACGGTCGCGGCGCACGCGGTCGCGCTCGCGGGCTGGGCGCTCGGCGCGCCGCGCGCGCCGCTCGCGCGGTGGCTCGGGCGATGA
- a CDS encoding ABC transporter ATP-binding protein has protein sequence MSAAAPAHGAGGAVAEASDGSVRHAVRRLFRYVRRHPVYYSVWAGATLAYMACFLAIPVLTGRVIDAAIAGLGEGVVRTRALWLFAAAVVAATLRYFSRVLVFDAAREVEYEMRNDLFAHLQRLPQSFYARWRTGDIMSRCVNDLNSVRLLLGPGLLTTLSAPVQFAGTIGIMATRDPLLAVLVLVPFPSFVFIARYFGSRMFARNLLVQEGLGEMSNQVQEAVSGIAVVKSYAMEDEQARRFDAKNRELYRRQLGLVHVNAGMQAVMMLLPAFAMFVVLLVGGRLVERGGLAVGQFFEFTMFVYQLSFPTFILGWTVSMLQRGAAAMQRIDEVLSIDPSIRDREVDDVRELRGEIEFRGLTFSYDLPGEDAGRAEALRGVDLHVPAGTSLGVVGTVGSGKTTLAALVPRLYEVPDGQLFLDGVDVNRIPVATLRRGIAAVPQDSFLFSMSLSDNVAYGDPDAPRERVEEAARRAQLAKDVAELPEGYDTLVGERGVMLSGGQRQRTALARALLLQPRILILDDTLSAVDAATEAAIQEGLREVFRGRTVIVVASRVSSVRACDQIAVLDDGEIVERGTHEQLLARGGLYARLAREQAEEAAEPAPGASARADGGREARA, from the coding sequence ATGAGCGCCGCGGCCCCCGCGCACGGCGCCGGCGGCGCGGTCGCCGAGGCGAGCGACGGCTCGGTCCGTCACGCCGTCCGGCGCCTGTTCCGCTACGTGCGCCGCCATCCCGTCTACTACTCGGTCTGGGCCGGCGCGACGCTCGCCTACATGGCGTGCTTCCTCGCCATCCCGGTGCTCACGGGCCGCGTCATCGACGCGGCGATCGCGGGCCTCGGCGAGGGCGTCGTGCGGACGCGCGCGCTGTGGCTGTTCGCGGCGGCCGTCGTCGCGGCGACGCTGCGGTACTTCTCGCGCGTGCTCGTCTTCGACGCCGCGCGCGAGGTCGAGTACGAGATGCGCAACGACCTGTTCGCGCACCTGCAGCGGCTGCCGCAGTCCTTCTACGCGCGCTGGCGCACCGGCGACATCATGAGCCGCTGCGTCAACGACCTGAACTCGGTGCGCCTGCTGCTCGGCCCGGGGCTCCTCACGACGCTGTCGGCGCCCGTCCAGTTCGCGGGCACGATCGGGATCATGGCGACGCGCGACCCGCTGCTCGCCGTGCTCGTGCTCGTCCCGTTCCCGAGCTTCGTGTTCATCGCGCGCTACTTCGGCTCGCGCATGTTCGCCCGCAACCTGCTCGTGCAGGAGGGGCTCGGCGAGATGTCGAACCAGGTGCAGGAGGCCGTCTCCGGCATCGCGGTCGTGAAGTCCTACGCGATGGAGGACGAGCAGGCGCGGCGCTTCGACGCGAAGAACCGCGAGCTCTACCGCCGGCAGCTCGGGCTCGTGCACGTGAACGCGGGCATGCAGGCGGTGATGATGCTGCTGCCGGCGTTCGCGATGTTCGTCGTGCTGCTCGTGGGCGGGCGGCTCGTCGAACGCGGCGGCCTCGCCGTCGGGCAGTTCTTCGAGTTCACGATGTTCGTCTACCAGCTGTCGTTCCCGACGTTCATCCTGGGCTGGACGGTCTCGATGCTCCAGCGCGGCGCGGCCGCCATGCAGCGCATCGACGAGGTGCTCTCGATCGACCCGTCGATCCGCGACCGCGAGGTCGACGACGTGCGCGAGCTGCGCGGCGAGATCGAGTTCCGCGGCCTGACGTTCTCCTACGACCTCCCGGGCGAGGACGCGGGCAGGGCGGAGGCGCTGCGCGGCGTCGACCTGCACGTGCCGGCGGGCACGTCGCTCGGCGTCGTCGGGACGGTGGGGTCGGGCAAGACGACCCTCGCCGCGCTCGTGCCGCGTCTCTACGAGGTGCCGGACGGCCAGCTCTTCCTCGACGGCGTCGACGTGAACCGCATCCCGGTCGCGACGCTGCGCCGCGGCATCGCGGCCGTGCCGCAGGACTCGTTCCTGTTCTCGATGTCGCTTTCGGACAACGTCGCCTACGGCGACCCGGACGCGCCGCGCGAGCGCGTCGAGGAGGCGGCGCGCCGCGCGCAGCTCGCGAAGGACGTGGCCGAGCTGCCGGAGGGCTACGACACGCTCGTCGGCGAGCGCGGCGTGATGCTCTCGGGCGGCCAGCGCCAGCGCACCGCGCTCGCGCGCGCGCTGCTCCTGCAGCCGCGCATCCTGATCCTCGACGACACGCTGTCGGCGGTCGACGCGGCGACCGAGGCGGCGATCCAGGAAGGGCTGCGCGAGGTCTTCCGCGGCCGCACGGTGATCGTCGTCGCGAGCCGCGTGAGCTCCGTGCGCGCGTGCGACCAGATCGCCGTGCTCGACGACGGCGAGATCGTCGAGCGCGGCACGCACGAGCAGCTGCTCGCGCGCGGCGGACTCTACGCGCGCCTCGCGCGCGAGCAGGCGGAGGAGGCGGCCGAGCCCGCGCCCGGCGCGTCCGCGCGCGCGGACGGCGGCCGGGAGGCGCGCGCGTGA